One genomic window of Bactrocera dorsalis isolate Fly_Bdor chromosome 4, ASM2337382v1, whole genome shotgun sequence includes the following:
- the LOC105222955 gene encoding nucleic acid dioxygenase ALKBH1 — translation MFKEKFKYYKRKSPVPDFGSVIDLDKNLQEFAAHVHQVDLSHRQDVNEQFPGLEPINKWLCYTLNSSGAIVIRNPFTVQGQRYWMARCLKDYPQTPNINNLSPQLFPIEVLDDWWRSLQQCTDIDEIRRMNISMRWTTLGYHHDWDSKKYSEEKRGEFPKDLASLSAHFASVLGFKLYEAQAAIVNFYPIGTTLSAHTDHSEPNRTAPLFSFSFGQTAIFLIGGRTKEMCPLAVYLRSGDVLIMSGESRLCYHAVPRVMKARDEPWNNFVHTESSISISSPSCKRARIDSTLVEKVNTYGIDTTLYKKVIDEAFWLPFKSYLNYARININVRQVLNAGETRLPSLDSNTEDIKNTNAISNDR, via the exons atgtttaaagaaaagTTCAAATACTACAAACGAAAATCACCTGTTCCAGATTTTGGCTCTGTTATAGATCTGGATAAAAATCTCCAAGAATTTGCCGCACAT GTACACCAAGTCGACTTATCTCACAGACAAGATGTGAATGAACAGTTTCCAGGTCTGGAACCTATAAACAAGTGGCTCTGTTATACTCTCAACTCCTCAGGTGCTATTGTAATAAGAAATCCATTCACCGTGCAAGGCCAACGTTACTGGATGGCTCGTTGTTTAAAAGACTACCCACAAACtccaaatataaataatttaagtcCACAACTCTTTCCCATAGAAGTGCTAGATGATTGGTGGCGATCTTTACAACAATGCACTGACATAGATGAAATACGTCGTATGAACATCTCAATGAGGTGGACTACTCTTGGATACCACCATGATTGGGATTCTAAAAAGTACTCTGAAGAAAAGCGTGGGGAGTTCCCAAAAGATCTTGCCTCATTAAGTGCACACTTTGCTTCGGTTTTAGGATTTAAATTGTATGAAGCACAAGCAGCAATTGTAAATTTTTACCCAATCGGCACAACCCTTTCTGCTCATACAGATCATTCAGAACCTAATCGAACAGCTCCATTGTTCTCTTTTAG TTTTGGACAAACTGCGATATTTTTAATTGGTGGAAGAACAAAAGAAATGTGTCCATTAGCAGTATATTTACGTAGTGGAGATGTGCTCATTATGTCTGGTGAATCCCGTTTATGCTATCATGCTGTTCCACGTGTAATGAAAGCTCGTGATGAACCTTGGAACAATTTTGTTCATACAGAAAGTTCAATATCAATAAGTTCGCCCAGCTGTAAAAGGGCCCGAATAGATTCTACGCTAGTTGAAAAAGTTAATACATATGGTATAGATACaacattatataaaaaagtaattgaCGAAGCATTTTGGTTACCATTTAAAAGCTACCTTAATTATGCGCGCATCAACATTAATGTGAGACAAGTATTAAATGCTGGTGAAACCAGGTTACCAAGTTTGGATAGTAACACTGAAGATATAAAAAACACGAATGCCATTAGTAATGACAGATAA
- the LOC105222956 gene encoding uncharacterized protein LOC105222956 yields MDYFIYDPKTDDFTNKSVIMTRSTNSKALLTQNSKQRIPAKKIRYFLWPFVLGVNLYDFLALCHLVPTHSLHLSRPFLMSTSPFQVFHKTQTQEYDLPMISN; encoded by the exons ATGGATTATTTTATTTACGATCCGAAAACG GACGATTTTACCAACAAGTCGGTTATAATGACACGCAGCACTAATAGCAAAGCATTATTAACGCAG AATTCAAAGCAACGAATTCCGGCGAAgaaaattcgatattttttgtGGCCTTTTGTCTTGGGAGTAAATCTATACGACTTTCTGGCTCTATGTCATCTTGTTCCAACACATAGTCTTCATCTATCACGTCCGTTTCTGATGAGCACCTCACCTTTCCAGGTTTTTCATAAAACACAAACACAGGAATATGACTTACCAATGATTTCGAACTGA